In Mycolicibacterium alvei, a single window of DNA contains:
- a CDS encoding TetR/AcrR family transcriptional regulator, protein MASARRIGAPDAKNRIVLLDAAEQLMIEEGYVAVTSRRVAERAGLKPQLVHYYFRTMDDLFLAVFVRRAEEGLAVQAEVLKSPQPLWALWRLGIDPSATRLTMEIMGLANHRPGLRAEIGRYAEMFRAAETEAITAALHRYGVDASEVPPVVWTFIAASVSRVMVMEQALGMTAGHAEVLKFCEDWLRRLEGEPQPLELPA, encoded by the coding sequence ATGGCATCGGCGCGAAGGATCGGGGCGCCAGACGCGAAAAACCGGATCGTGCTGCTCGACGCTGCCGAGCAGTTGATGATCGAAGAGGGGTACGTGGCGGTCACCTCCCGTCGAGTGGCCGAGCGGGCCGGCCTCAAGCCTCAATTGGTGCACTACTACTTCCGCACCATGGACGACCTGTTTCTGGCGGTGTTCGTCCGGCGTGCCGAGGAAGGGTTGGCCGTTCAGGCCGAGGTGCTGAAGTCTCCGCAGCCGTTGTGGGCCCTGTGGCGGCTGGGCATCGACCCGAGCGCGACCCGGCTGACGATGGAGATCATGGGCCTGGCCAACCACCGGCCGGGGCTGCGAGCCGAGATCGGCCGCTACGCCGAGATGTTCCGCGCCGCCGAGACCGAGGCGATCACGGCCGCCCTGCACCGCTATGGCGTCGACGCGTCCGAGGTGCCGCCCGTCGTGTGGACCTTCATCGCGGCCAGTGTGTCGCGGGTGATGGTCATGGAGCAGGCCCTCGGTATGACGGCCGGCCACGCCGAGGTGCTGAAGTTCTGCGAGGACTGGCTGCGACGCCTCGAAGGTGAGCCGCAGCCGCTGGAACTGCCGGCCTGA